The Prevotella melaninogenica genome has a segment encoding these proteins:
- a CDS encoding fimbrillin family protein → MTIKSFYTLLLSATTLILASCSTEVTDEQPAAVKSATHSFTIRGVQEPMTRTNVVIGKPVTWNAGDRLIAYNITSPQEDYDYLSVATDGVYSLFKGRIHWNEGDELAVFYPYRYNVKEPRMGFLNLGLEENELMDKGKVVKGHQNGTVENLRFFDYSWNKLNNIKSEGYDIWADFGVRKQYSVMGLNILFNGKPLKKIKRLTLQNVYTKAEFNLATSEMNYAPKGDLTVTAEASLDTFYVALFPDSHFAPKFVVETEDGKKYYSEIKEPLRYERARFYTQTINVTCTPGPWIEIDGKKWAKNNLQYNPSTRLEGWVEGYRLAKQAWDYFYTEADPFNSHPQYLPRDFNNSAFDHFRWGNIACANNYSYCYSRYYSTHTGNIQAAIQNRCYGDLAYYASKGKWMMPTKADFDKLMAKTGEYVGYYCDGNNVIVGVLFDPTVPACKKGKVLDKNGHIIGNTNRPKAIYVGKYYDHCTRMKKFTKEDIDKGVFFPFAGAYTEYNDRAPRLQCPGSSAYYWTSDGNRCNYTQAIAFSACYTNCGWLYPGTVYSCRRGSSPKWCMYSIRPVSAE, encoded by the coding sequence ATGACCATTAAAAGTTTTTACACATTATTACTAAGTGCAACCACTTTAATTCTTGCTTCTTGTTCTACTGAGGTGACAGACGAACAACCTGCTGCGGTAAAGTCTGCTACTCATTCATTCACCATCAGAGGGGTACAAGAACCAATGACACGTACAAATGTTGTAATTGGGAAACCTGTTACATGGAATGCTGGTGACCGCCTCATTGCCTATAACATTACATCACCTCAGGAGGATTATGACTATTTGTCTGTAGCTACAGACGGAGTCTATTCTTTGTTCAAAGGTCGTATTCATTGGAATGAAGGCGACGAATTAGCTGTGTTTTATCCATACAGATATAATGTAAAGGAGCCACGTATGGGTTTCCTCAACTTAGGTCTGGAAGAGAATGAACTTATGGACAAGGGAAAAGTCGTAAAAGGTCACCAGAATGGTACTGTAGAGAATCTAAGATTCTTTGACTATTCGTGGAATAAGTTGAACAATATCAAATCCGAAGGATACGATATTTGGGCTGATTTCGGCGTGAGAAAACAGTACTCTGTCATGGGCTTGAACATTCTTTTCAATGGCAAGCCTCTAAAGAAGATTAAGCGTTTGACACTTCAGAATGTCTACACCAAGGCAGAGTTTAACCTTGCTACAAGTGAAATGAATTATGCCCCTAAGGGTGATTTGACTGTTACAGCTGAAGCATCGTTAGATACTTTCTATGTAGCACTTTTCCCTGATAGCCATTTCGCTCCAAAGTTTGTTGTTGAGACTGAAGACGGTAAGAAGTATTACTCTGAGATTAAAGAGCCTTTGAGATACGAGCGTGCAAGATTCTATACGCAGACTATCAACGTTACATGCACACCAGGTCCTTGGATTGAAATTGATGGAAAGAAGTGGGCAAAGAATAATTTGCAATACAACCCTTCTACACGTTTAGAAGGTTGGGTTGAAGGTTACAGACTGGCTAAGCAGGCATGGGATTACTTCTATACCGAAGCAGACCCATTCAACTCCCATCCTCAGTATCTCCCACGTGACTTTAACAACTCCGCTTTCGATCACTTCCGTTGGGGTAATATCGCTTGTGCAAATAATTACAGCTACTGTTACTCTCGTTACTACTCAACTCACACGGGTAATATTCAGGCTGCGATTCAGAATAGATGCTATGGCGACCTTGCTTACTATGCTTCTAAAGGTAAGTGGATGATGCCTACAAAGGCTGACTTCGACAAGCTGATGGCAAAGACTGGTGAGTATGTGGGATATTATTGTGATGGCAATAATGTTATCGTAGGTGTACTCTTTGACCCAACAGTTCCTGCTTGCAAGAAGGGTAAAGTTCTCGACAAGAATGGACACATTATCGGTAATACAAACCGCCCAAAAGCTATCTATGTAGGTAAATATTACGACCATTGCACGCGTATGAAGAAGTTTACCAAGGAAGATATTGATAAGGGTGTGTTCTTCCCATTTGCAGGTGCTTACACTGAATACAATGACAGAGCACCTCGCCTCCAATGTCCGGGCAGTTCGGCTTACTACTGGACTTCTGACGGCAACCGTTGCAACTACACACAGGCAATCGCTTTCTCAGCTTGCTACACGAATTGTGGCTGGCTCTATCCGGGTACAGTTTACAGCTGCAGAAGAGGCAGCAGTCCTAAGTGGTGTATGTATAGCATTCGCCCTGTAAGCGCAGAATAA
- a CDS encoding DUF6442 family protein, with translation MAETSSPYGWLGYMFIWMLLCPFIFVMGDASYEIILFLFMATIVINIYCAYKFALEKGILLAILAFIVAIALDILLPLSLYVVLLGLSWRN, from the coding sequence ATGGCAGAAACTTCTTCACCTTACGGTTGGCTCGGTTATATGTTTATTTGGATGTTGCTCTGTCCATTTATTTTTGTAATGGGAGATGCATCCTACGAGATTATCTTGTTCCTTTTTATGGCAACAATAGTGATAAATATTTATTGTGCATATAAGTTTGCATTGGAGAAAGGGATACTCTTAGCCATACTGGCATTCATTGTGGCTATAGCACTTGACATCCTTTTACCGCTTTCACTCTATGTTGTTTTATTGGGATTATCATGGCGTAACTAA
- a CDS encoding MFS transporter, which translates to MKQKTNYLFPLAIIGLFFFSIGFALGINSYLMPVLEKSMHISGAASSLLLAATFIPFLLFGIPATHCIKAIGYKRTMALSFAIFAAAFGLFILAAKQNSLTWFLIASFVSGAANAVLQASVNPYVTILGPMDSAARRISCMGISNKLAWPVTTLFITLVIGKGIGDTQLTDLYMPFTIIIGIFLLLGVIALMAPLPDVKAAGEDESERGDEAAVSSYADGKTSILQFPHLLLGCLALFLYVGVETISLATATGYAQSLGLEGDNYGFIPSVGMIVGYICGVIFIPRYLSQAAAMRICAIIALVGSVAVAVVPDPVISVYCIFLMALGCSLMWPALWPLAMADLGKFTKSGASLLTMAIAGGAVMPWLRGVVQDATSFQTSYWVSVPCFLFILYYGLVGYKIRTKKEE; encoded by the coding sequence ATGAAACAAAAAACTAACTATCTATTTCCTTTAGCCATTATCGGCTTATTCTTCTTCTCTATTGGCTTTGCCTTGGGTATCAACTCTTATCTGATGCCAGTATTAGAGAAGTCAATGCACATCTCTGGTGCAGCTTCAAGTCTGTTGCTTGCAGCGACTTTCATACCGTTCCTCTTGTTCGGTATTCCTGCAACCCATTGTATTAAGGCAATCGGTTATAAGCGTACGATGGCTTTGTCGTTCGCTATCTTCGCAGCAGCCTTTGGACTTTTCATCCTCGCAGCGAAGCAGAACTCACTGACATGGTTCCTCATTGCGAGTTTTGTCAGTGGTGCAGCCAATGCCGTTTTACAGGCATCTGTCAATCCATATGTGACAATTCTGGGTCCGATGGATTCTGCAGCACGTCGTATCTCTTGCATGGGTATCAGCAATAAGTTGGCTTGGCCAGTGACGACACTCTTCATTACTTTGGTGATTGGTAAGGGTATCGGCGATACGCAACTCACCGATCTTTACATGCCATTCACTATCATCATCGGTATCTTCTTGCTCTTGGGTGTTATCGCATTGATGGCTCCACTGCCAGACGTGAAGGCTGCAGGTGAGGACGAGAGTGAGCGTGGCGACGAGGCAGCAGTCAGTTCATACGCTGACGGTAAGACAAGTATTCTGCAGTTCCCACATTTGTTGTTGGGCTGTTTGGCACTCTTCCTCTATGTTGGTGTAGAGACCATCTCCCTCGCTACGGCAACAGGTTATGCACAGTCGTTAGGTTTGGAGGGTGACAACTACGGATTTATCCCTTCAGTGGGTATGATTGTGGGTTATATCTGTGGTGTAATCTTCATCCCACGTTATCTCTCTCAGGCTGCTGCAATGCGTATCTGCGCTATCATTGCCCTCGTTGGTAGTGTGGCTGTAGCCGTTGTGCCAGACCCAGTTATCTCCGTTTATTGCATCTTCTTGATGGCTTTAGGCTGTTCATTGATGTGGCCAGCGTTGTGGCCTTTGGCAATGGCAGACCTTGGTAAGTTCACTAAGTCTGGTGCTTCACTGCTGACCATGGCGATTGCCGGTGGTGCTGTGATGCCTTGGTTGCGTGGTGTCGTGCAGGATGCCACTTCCTTCCAAACCTCTTACTGGGTCAGCGTCCCTTGTTTCCTCTTCATCCTCTACTACGGACTCGTAGGCTATAAGATTCGGACGAAGAAGGAGGAGTGA
- a CDS encoding glycoside hydrolase family 2 TIM barrel-domain containing protein, translating to MKSIRNIGLLVSLLALAPSVLRAGTWGAKPEHGKTYLISVGQDTKNVLTPYKYSWLRDTGLAFLTYAEGNDAQKWKLVAVSGKQGCYQLVNGDGELAFDMALNDTKKVSGYPCMWTQSIANPNQQIYITKKGSGYKLSAVSARNGQTYYVTFGSISSVNGYYCGYANSEASAATLQFKEVPAVVIPEGADWENAKVYERNKETAHATYMPYPSTKAMKADGQRYDKPWLEPTGANYLSLNGTWKLRWSEGARPVLLGKDDFWGDGVSTEGSAWNDITVPSCLEMNGYGLPMYVNVDYPFEDQQPYVRMKAGLKNSVGSYRRDFTLPVGWENKRVFLHFDGIYSAAYVYVNGNEVGYTEGANNVSEFDITKYLRTGKNNVAVQVIRWSDGSYLEGQDMWHMSGIHRDVYLVATPKTYLADHYIKATVTPGSTTVATGSAATSVDLTVCNRDKTAAKKTITVTLFDPSGKEVKKLKSDFVFAAGDSLKTQTVDFGTLSNVKLWSAETPTLYTFTFSQSQDGKEEEAFSTKYGFRKIDLSKGYLEVNGRRTYLKGANTQDTDPLHGRSISTDLMLKDIAMMKQSNMNTVRTSHYPRHAKMMAMFDHFGLFVVDEADMELHKNWDGSKTIINNTDWTGAIVDRNVRNTLRDRNHPSVVFWSLGNESGSGLNIMAAYNAVKELDNRYIHYEGSTRDKAEGTDIHSVMYPAMDAWRSGTTGPVTSDVNHPNTNKPYFMCEYAHAMGNAVGNLREYWEAMEGSQMGVGGCIWDWVDQSIYSYDAIKNNQLTKNGFPAYITGYDCPGPHQYNFVNNGLVNADRAWSAELDEVKRVYQWVGFDLNTTSRQVKLTNKYLDRNLDQFYLKWTLLADGKPVQDGIVKKLNCAAGGTETVDLKYNPTAFAGKELFLNIGLYTKEATNWCDRDYPVAEFQQQLAQRTEVLDKVDNTKADALHATKNSDGGYTYANGKQKVTFDGQGNITLWAYEGKDLFVQNNGPRFDRYRWIENDGPMEAYGNAATDNGVTSQTATFQLSDDGKTATVNVTQNGNYGKATYKYTINANGTIDLASSYEAQGNGARRLGFSLNFPSDMSKVRYYARGPRASYIDRLDGEDFGLYETTVKDMYEPFAHPQSNGNRIGLRWLTLTNNEGNGVKVETSGDVAFSLTPWTDAELRTARHEWELPTSNRVVAHFDAIQQGVGNASCGPGPLAEYKIQKGKTYSNIVRFIPFSEAADDTPDGISAVVNSATTIAQVYDLSGRRLPEPPAKGFYIQGGKVHAN from the coding sequence ATGAAATCAATCAGAAACATTGGTCTTCTCGTATCCTTACTGGCGTTAGCACCATCCGTGCTAAGGGCTGGCACATGGGGTGCGAAGCCTGAACACGGTAAGACCTATTTAATCTCAGTAGGGCAAGACACCAAGAATGTCCTTACTCCCTACAAGTATTCATGGTTAAGAGACACGGGTCTTGCGTTCCTAACTTATGCTGAAGGCAACGATGCACAGAAGTGGAAACTCGTTGCTGTGAGCGGTAAGCAGGGCTGCTATCAGTTGGTAAATGGCGACGGCGAGTTGGCTTTCGATATGGCACTCAACGACACAAAGAAAGTCTCTGGCTACCCTTGTATGTGGACACAGAGCATCGCCAATCCTAATCAACAGATTTATATCACTAAGAAAGGCAGTGGTTATAAGTTGAGTGCAGTGTCTGCAAGGAATGGTCAGACTTATTATGTAACCTTTGGTTCTATCTCTTCTGTCAACGGATATTACTGTGGTTATGCGAACAGTGAGGCATCAGCTGCTACGCTACAGTTCAAGGAAGTGCCTGCAGTGGTTATTCCTGAGGGTGCCGACTGGGAGAATGCAAAGGTCTATGAGCGTAACAAGGAGACAGCGCACGCCACCTATATGCCTTATCCATCAACGAAGGCTATGAAGGCTGATGGTCAGCGTTATGACAAGCCATGGTTGGAGCCAACAGGTGCAAACTATCTTAGCCTGAATGGAACATGGAAGTTGCGTTGGAGTGAGGGAGCCAGGCCTGTCTTGCTCGGTAAGGACGACTTCTGGGGCGATGGTGTAAGTACTGAAGGCTCTGCGTGGAACGATATCACTGTTCCTTCTTGTTTAGAGATGAATGGTTATGGTCTGCCAATGTATGTGAATGTAGACTATCCGTTTGAAGATCAGCAGCCTTACGTTCGTATGAAGGCTGGTTTGAAGAACTCTGTGGGCTCTTATCGTCGTGATTTCACTCTGCCTGTAGGCTGGGAGAATAAGCGTGTCTTCCTCCATTTTGATGGTATCTACTCTGCTGCTTACGTTTATGTGAATGGTAATGAGGTGGGTTATACGGAAGGAGCAAACAATGTCAGCGAGTTTGACATTACTAAATATCTCCGCACTGGTAAGAATAATGTTGCCGTACAGGTGATTCGTTGGAGCGATGGCTCTTATCTTGAGGGTCAGGATATGTGGCATATGAGTGGTATTCATCGTGATGTTTACCTTGTGGCTACACCAAAGACTTACTTGGCAGATCATTATATTAAGGCTACTGTTACACCGGGTTCTACTACCGTTGCTACGGGTAGTGCGGCTACATCTGTAGACCTTACCGTATGCAATCGCGATAAGACTGCAGCGAAGAAGACCATTACCGTAACGCTCTTCGACCCATCGGGTAAGGAAGTGAAGAAGCTGAAGTCTGACTTTGTCTTTGCTGCTGGCGATAGCTTGAAGACACAGACAGTTGACTTCGGAACACTCTCTAACGTGAAACTATGGTCTGCTGAGACCCCAACGCTCTATACCTTCACTTTCAGCCAGTCGCAGGACGGCAAGGAGGAGGAGGCTTTCTCTACTAAATATGGCTTCAGAAAGATTGACCTTAGTAAGGGTTATCTTGAGGTGAATGGCCGTCGTACCTACCTCAAAGGTGCTAACACACAGGACACTGACCCATTGCATGGTCGCAGCATCAGCACCGACCTTATGTTAAAAGACATAGCGATGATGAAGCAGTCTAATATGAATACGGTTCGTACCAGCCACTATCCACGTCATGCGAAGATGATGGCAATGTTCGATCACTTCGGTCTCTTCGTTGTTGATGAGGCTGATATGGAGCTTCACAAGAACTGGGATGGCTCAAAGACCATCATCAATAACACCGATTGGACAGGTGCTATCGTTGACCGTAACGTACGTAATACGCTCCGCGACCGCAACCATCCGAGTGTTGTCTTCTGGAGTTTGGGTAACGAGAGTGGCTCTGGTCTGAACATCATGGCGGCTTACAACGCTGTGAAAGAACTCGACAACCGTTATATCCACTATGAGGGCTCAACACGAGATAAGGCTGAAGGAACTGATATTCACTCTGTAATGTATCCTGCTATGGATGCTTGGCGTAGTGGGACAACGGGTCCGGTGACCTCTGATGTGAACCATCCTAACACGAATAAGCCTTACTTCATGTGCGAGTATGCCCATGCTATGGGTAACGCTGTGGGCAACCTGCGTGAGTATTGGGAGGCTATGGAAGGCTCTCAGATGGGTGTTGGCGGTTGTATCTGGGACTGGGTGGATCAGAGTATCTACTCTTATGATGCGATTAAAAACAACCAATTGACAAAGAATGGATTCCCTGCTTATATCACAGGATATGACTGTCCGGGTCCTCATCAGTATAACTTCGTTAACAACGGACTTGTCAATGCTGACCGTGCATGGAGTGCTGAGCTTGACGAGGTGAAGCGTGTTTACCAGTGGGTGGGCTTCGATTTGAATACAACAAGCCGTCAGGTGAAGTTGACGAATAAGTATCTCGACCGCAACCTCGACCAGTTCTATCTTAAGTGGACCCTCCTTGCCGACGGTAAGCCTGTACAGGATGGTATCGTTAAGAAGCTGAATTGCGCTGCTGGTGGTACTGAAACCGTTGACTTGAAGTATAACCCTACAGCGTTTGCTGGTAAGGAACTCTTCCTCAATATCGGACTTTATACGAAGGAGGCAACGAACTGGTGCGACCGTGACTATCCTGTAGCTGAGTTCCAACAGCAGTTGGCACAGCGCACGGAGGTCCTCGATAAGGTTGATAACACAAAGGCTGATGCCCTTCATGCAACGAAGAATAGCGATGGTGGTTATACCTACGCTAACGGTAAGCAGAAAGTAACATTCGACGGACAGGGTAATATCACCCTTTGGGCATACGAGGGTAAAGACCTCTTTGTACAGAACAATGGCCCACGTTTCGACCGCTACCGCTGGATAGAGAATGATGGTCCTATGGAGGCTTACGGTAATGCTGCAACCGATAATGGTGTAACTTCACAGACTGCAACCTTCCAACTCTCTGACGATGGTAAGACGGCAACCGTGAATGTTACGCAGAACGGCAACTATGGTAAGGCTACTTATAAGTACACAATCAATGCAAACGGTACGATAGACCTCGCCAGCTCGTATGAGGCACAGGGCAATGGCGCAAGACGTTTAGGCTTTAGTCTGAACTTCCCAAGCGACATGTCAAAGGTGCGCTACTATGCACGTGGTCCTCGCGCAAGCTATATCGACCGCCTCGATGGCGAAGACTTCGGTCTCTATGAGACGACAGTCAAGGATATGTATGAGCCTTTCGCACACCCACAGAGCAACGGCAACCGCATCGGACTACGTTGGCTTACCCTCACAAACAACGAGGGCAATGGTGTGAAGGTAGAGACATCGGGTGATGTAGCCTTCTCTCTGACGCCTTGGACAGACGCAGAATTGCGCACAGCACGCCATGAATGGGAGTTGCCAACATCTAATCGTGTCGTAGCACACTTTGATGCTATCCAGCAGGGAGTTGGTAACGCCTCATGTGGTCCTGGTCCATTAGCAGAGTATAAGATACAGAAAGGTAAAACCTACTCAAACATCGTGCGTTTCATCCCTTTTTCGGAAGCGGCAGATGATACCCCAGACGGGATCTCTGCCGTAGTAAACTCAGCGACAACAATAGCACAAGTCTACGACCTCTCTGGTCGTAGACTCCCTGAACCTCCTGCCAAAGGATTCTATATTCAGGGTGGAAAGGTTCATGCTAACTAA
- a CDS encoding glycosyl hydrolase family 95 catalytic domain-containing protein, translating to MNICKRLCAAFLLSVVCVGQVFAQGYPRISTKGNEHWYYVKYLRSNNVLEDKGEKQKCLTAVPQVMNGDRQLWKVVAAENFGRNKKYQLVSKSGRTLYVNGTNPYSSRFMAATKATDITSFHIFQSMNNSFGTGTFELAPDSTNSHAMNQVGEIRAGQEIGLWDKGDINNVLTFVSKDDMEFPYYMPVISTAANPVYYYIQFQTGNWLLSAKGDKATCQTASLHNGNLDDMLWRVSEKDGKYSFVSKSGKILYISDSYVNAAKARNVKDTLFTMVESNNSLGGFEIGKSTTGRNFFNMFQGAGEGRLISFWDLGDGGNVVRFVPAEALVPVSGITTFNPANKYTLWYTKPATNWMTSCLPIGNGQFGATLMGDVAIDDVQFNDKTLWSGKLGGLTSTAAYGYYLNFGNLYIRSRGMSKVTDYVRYLDINDAVAGVKYTMDGVAYSRTYFASNPDSCVVVRYTASQNGKINITLTLKNQNGRNVSYTVDNNNQATITFDGQVARQDDHGATTPESYYCAARIETDGGTITKNAKGIIEVNGANSMTVYLRGLTDFDPDAPTYVSGANRLAGRAAATVNGAQNKGYDALLAAHKTDYKSLFDRCQLTLSDVKNNIPTPQLISSYRDNQQDNLFLEELYFNYGRYLLISSSRGVSLPANLQGIWNDNNTPAWHSDIHANINVQMNYWPAEPTNLSELHRPFLDYIYREACVKPTWRRFAQDMGHVNTGWTLPTENNIYGSGTTFANTYTVANAWYCQHLWQHYTYTMDKDFLRTKAFPAMKSAVDYWFKKLVKAADGTYECPNEWSPEHGPTENATAHSQQLVWDLFNNTRKAIKVLGDDVVSKAFRDSLSTYFTKLDDGCHTEVNPADGQTYLREWKYSSQFNNPSKIGVNEYKAHRHISHLMGLYPCTQISEDADNTVFQAARQSLIARGDGHGTGWSLGHKINLNARAYEGQHCHNLIKRALQQTWDTGTNEAAGGIYENLWDAHAPYQIDGNFGYTAGVAEMLLQSHNDKLVILPALPTTFWQKGSVKGLKAVGNFTVDIDWAGAKATKVQIVSNMGTTCIVKYANVAKDYKVTTADGKTVKAKRISDDEISFPTVKGGVYVIVSKTADAIAAVQKAQDGNIASVDYYSLNGTKTSQSQSRSVYIKQMKYSNGTTSTTKVIN from the coding sequence ATGAATATCTGTAAGCGTCTTTGTGCTGCTTTTCTCTTGTCTGTCGTATGTGTCGGACAAGTTTTTGCACAAGGTTATCCTCGCATCAGTACCAAAGGCAATGAGCATTGGTATTACGTTAAGTATCTTCGTTCTAACAACGTGTTGGAAGACAAGGGCGAAAAGCAAAAATGCCTCACTGCCGTTCCACAGGTGATGAATGGTGATCGCCAGTTATGGAAGGTAGTAGCGGCAGAGAACTTTGGTCGTAATAAGAAGTACCAGTTGGTAAGTAAGAGCGGTCGTACCCTTTATGTCAATGGCACAAATCCTTATAGTTCGCGTTTTATGGCGGCTACTAAGGCTACAGATATTACTTCATTCCACATCTTCCAGAGTATGAATAACAGCTTTGGAACGGGTACATTCGAGTTGGCACCAGACTCTACTAACAGTCATGCGATGAACCAAGTGGGTGAGATTAGGGCTGGACAAGAGATTGGACTGTGGGATAAGGGCGACATCAACAACGTGTTGACCTTTGTCAGCAAGGATGACATGGAGTTCCCATACTATATGCCAGTCATCTCAACAGCTGCAAATCCTGTTTATTATTACATCCAGTTCCAGACAGGTAACTGGCTTTTGAGTGCCAAGGGGGATAAGGCAACCTGCCAAACAGCCTCATTGCATAATGGTAATCTTGATGACATGCTATGGCGTGTATCAGAGAAAGACGGCAAATACTCTTTTGTTAGCAAGAGTGGAAAGATTCTTTATATCAGCGATTCATACGTCAACGCTGCAAAGGCTCGCAACGTGAAGGATACGCTCTTTACGATGGTGGAGTCAAATAACTCATTGGGTGGCTTCGAGATTGGTAAGTCTACCACAGGACGTAACTTCTTTAATATGTTCCAAGGTGCTGGTGAAGGTAGGTTAATCAGCTTCTGGGACTTAGGCGATGGTGGTAATGTCGTGCGCTTCGTACCAGCAGAAGCATTGGTACCAGTGTCAGGTATTACTACTTTTAACCCTGCCAACAAATATACGCTTTGGTATACAAAACCCGCAACCAACTGGATGACCTCTTGTCTTCCTATCGGAAACGGTCAGTTTGGTGCAACTTTGATGGGCGATGTAGCCATTGACGACGTACAATTTAACGACAAGACCCTTTGGAGCGGTAAGCTCGGTGGGCTGACGAGCACGGCTGCTTACGGTTATTATCTTAACTTTGGCAACCTTTATATCCGCAGTCGTGGAATGTCAAAGGTAACAGACTACGTGCGTTACCTTGATATCAACGATGCCGTAGCAGGTGTGAAATATACGATGGATGGCGTAGCATACAGTCGTACTTACTTCGCAAGCAATCCTGATAGCTGTGTGGTAGTTCGTTACACAGCCTCACAGAACGGTAAAATCAATATAACCCTTACACTGAAGAATCAGAACGGACGTAACGTAAGTTATACCGTTGATAATAATAATCAGGCAACGATTACCTTCGATGGTCAGGTCGCTCGCCAGGATGATCATGGTGCAACAACACCAGAGAGCTATTATTGTGCAGCGCGCATCGAGACAGATGGCGGTACGATTACTAAGAATGCAAAGGGCATTATTGAGGTAAATGGTGCCAATAGCATGACTGTTTATCTCCGTGGTTTGACCGATTTCGACCCAGACGCACCGACATATGTGTCTGGAGCTAACCGCCTTGCAGGTCGTGCAGCAGCGACAGTGAATGGTGCACAGAACAAGGGTTACGATGCTTTGTTAGCAGCACATAAGACCGATTATAAGTCGCTCTTCGATCGTTGTCAGCTGACCCTCAGTGATGTTAAGAACAATATTCCAACCCCACAGCTCATCAGCAGCTATCGTGACAACCAGCAGGACAACCTCTTCTTAGAGGAACTCTACTTCAATTATGGTCGTTACCTCCTTATCAGTTCAAGCCGTGGTGTATCGCTCCCAGCTAACTTACAGGGTATTTGGAACGACAACAATACACCAGCATGGCACTCTGATATCCATGCGAATATCAACGTACAGATGAACTACTGGCCTGCTGAGCCAACCAACCTCTCGGAACTTCACCGCCCATTCCTCGATTATATCTATCGTGAGGCATGTGTGAAGCCTACATGGCGTCGCTTTGCACAGGACATGGGTCACGTAAATACAGGTTGGACCTTACCAACAGAGAATAACATCTATGGCTCTGGTACTACCTTTGCCAACACCTATACCGTTGCTAATGCGTGGTATTGCCAGCACCTCTGGCAGCACTATACCTACACAATGGATAAGGATTTCCTGCGCACAAAGGCATTCCCTGCGATGAAGTCGGCTGTCGACTATTGGTTTAAGAAGCTCGTGAAGGCTGCTGACGGCACCTACGAATGTCCTAATGAGTGGTCGCCAGAACACGGACCAACGGAGAATGCTACCGCACACAGCCAGCAGTTGGTTTGGGATCTCTTCAATAACACACGCAAGGCGATTAAAGTTCTTGGCGATGATGTAGTGTCAAAGGCATTCCGTGATTCGCTTTCAACCTACTTTACTAAGCTCGACGACGGTTGCCATACAGAGGTAAATCCTGCTGATGGACAGACTTATCTCCGTGAGTGGAAGTACTCTTCACAGTTTAATAACCCAAGCAAAATCGGTGTAAACGAGTATAAAGCGCACCGCCATATCTCTCATTTGATGGGGCTTTATCCTTGTACACAGATCAGTGAAGATGCTGATAACACCGTCTTCCAGGCAGCACGTCAGTCGCTGATAGCTCGTGGCGATGGTCATGGAACTGGTTGGTCACTCGGTCATAAGATAAATCTTAACGCCCGTGCCTACGAAGGTCAGCACTGTCATAACCTTATCAAGCGTGCTTTACAGCAGACTTGGGACACCGGAACAAACGAGGCTGCAGGTGGTATCTATGAGAATCTCTGGGATGCTCATGCACCTTATCAGATTGATGGTAACTTCGGTTATACAGCTGGTGTAGCCGAAATGCTCCTGCAGAGTCATAATGATAAACTCGTGATCCTCCCTGCCTTGCCAACAACATTCTGGCAGAAGGGTTCTGTGAAGGGCTTGAAGGCAGTGGGCAACTTCACCGTTGACATTGATTGGGCTGGTGCGAAGGCTACGAAGGTACAGATTGTTTCAAACATGGGTACAACCTGTATTGTGAAATATGCTAACGTAGCAAAGGATTATAAGGTGACGACTGCTGACGGAAAGACGGTTAAGGCAAAGCGTATCAGTGATGACGAAATCAGCTTCCCTACAGTGAAGGGCGGTGTATATGTCATTGTTTCAAAGACTGCAGACGCTATCGCAGCCGTACAAAAGGCGCAGGACGGTAACATCGCTTCGGTAGACTACTACAGCCTTAACGGTACAAAGACAAGTCAGTCACAGAGCCGTAGCGTGTACATCAAGCAGATGAAGTATAGCAACGGTACAACAAGTACAACGAAAGTAATCAACTAA